The following are encoded in a window of Cydia splendana chromosome 6, ilCydSple1.2, whole genome shotgun sequence genomic DNA:
- the LOC134791266 gene encoding polyglutamylase complex subunit TTLL1-like, producing MIPFSNGFSMYGQLKQAINNKPPRQLTFCTDFDKTIVINTFIERGWRQVEPTEAWNLYWANTSNCRSIFNVGNGVSLNDYQLINHFPKHYELVRKDLLVRNIKKYRKELEKEGNPLAEKCEVIQGNHKVTRYLHLDFIPVTYGLPSDYNLFVEEYRRYPNSKWILKPTSKSQGEGIFLINNLSRLKKWSRESRNYLHHRFTNKDSYVISRYIDNPLLIGGKKFDLRIYVLVTSFRPLKAYMFRQGFCRFCAMKYDTSVAELDNVYVHLTNVSVQKRGEDYNRLHGGKLGMQNLKLYLEGTRGREVTERLFREIQWLIVHSLKAVAPVIANDRHCFECYGYDIIIDADLKPWLIEVNSSPSMTPTTRNDGILKRKLLENMLSVILPPNGIPDARWKKTPNDRALGDFELLIDETRLCTEES from the coding sequence ATGATTCCATTTTCAAACGGATTTAGCATGTATGGCCAACTAAAACAAGCAATCAACAACAAACCACCGAGACAGCTCACATTCTGCACGGATTTCGACAAAACTATAGTTATCAATACGTTTATCGAACGAGGGTGGAGGCAAGTCGAGCCTACAGAAGCATGGAATCTGTACTGGGCGAATACAAGCAACTGCCGCTCTATATTCAACGTAGGTAATGGCGTCTCACTCAACGACTACCAACTCATCAACCATTTCCCAAAACACTACGAATTAGTCCGTAAAGACTTACTAGTCCGAAACATAAAGAAATACCGCAAAGAATTAGAAAAAGAAGGAAACCCTCTAGCTGAGAAATGTGAAGTTATACAAGGAAATCACAAAGTCACTCGTTATTTGCATCTAGATTTTATACCAGTAACCTATGGATTGCCTTCAGATTATAATCTGTTCGTGGAGGAATACCGACGCTACCCAAACTCTAAATGGATCCTCAAACCAACAAGCAAATCACAAGGAGAAGGCATTTTCCTCATAAACAATTTGTCAAGACTAAAGAAATGGTCTCGAGAATCGAGGAATTACTTACATCATCGATTCACCAACAAGGACTCTTACGTTATATCGCGCTACATAGATAATCCGCTTTTGATTGGAGGAAAGAAATTCGATTTGCGGATTTACGTCCTCGTTACGTCTTTTCGGCCTTTAAAGGCTTACATGTTCCGACAAGGCTTTTGTAGGTTCTGTGCGATGAAGTACGATACGAGTGTCGCTGAACTGGACAACGTGTACGTGCATCTGACGAATGTGAGCGTTCAGAAGCGCGGTGAGGACTACAATCGTTTGCATGGCGGCAAACTTGGTATGCAAAATTTAAAGTTATATTTAGAAGGTACGCGTGGTCGGGAAGTAACCGAGCGGTTGTTCCGTGAGATACAATGGCTTATAGTGCATTCCCTAAAAGCAGTGGCTCCAGTTATAGCGAATGACCGCCATTGTTTTGAATGTTACGGTTACGATATTATCATAGATGCGGATTTGAAGCCGTGGCTTATTGAAGTGAACTCGTCGCCTTCGATGACGCCGACGACGCGGAACGACGGCATTCTGAAGAGGAAACTGTTGGAGAATATGTTGTCTGTGATACTCCCTCCCAATGGGATACCTGATGCTCGCTGGAAAAAGACGCCGAACGACAGAGCTTTGGGGGACTTTGAACTGTTAATAGATGAAACTAGGTTATGTACAGAAGAGTCATAG
- the LOC134791265 gene encoding polyglutamylase complex subunit TTLL1-like: protein MNQEAKKNLPSFSKSPTCNEKSRVTYCTDLEKSVIMSNFERRGWVQVGPDDEWNFYWSFTTNCRNIFSIECGYRMNDNQIINHFPNHYELSRKDLLVKNIKRYRKDLEKEGSPLAEKAEVQLPNGHVGTRYIHLDFIPVTYVLPADYNMFVEEYRKSPQSTWIMKPCGKSQGAGIFLINKLSKLKKWSREAKTPFHPQFSSKESYVISRYIDNPLLIGGKKFDLRLYVLVTSFRPLKAYLFQHGFCRFCTVKYDTSVTELDNMYVHLTNVSVQKHGGDYNSLHGGKMSIQNFRLYLEGTRGRTVTDKLFAEMQWLIVHSLKAVAPVMANDRHCFECYGYDIIIDDALKPWLVEVNASPSLQSTTHNDRILKYKLIDNIVSVVVPPDGVPDARWNKTPSPDALGDFDLLIDEEFMEKEECNLRHYIANSRRFRQ from the coding sequence ATGAATCAGGAAGCGAAAAAAAACTTACCCAGTTTTAGTAAAAGTCCGACATGTAACGAGAAAAGTAGAGTGACTTATTGTACTGACCTGGAAAAGTCCGTGATCATGTCCAACTTTGAGCGCCGAGGCTGGGTCCAGGTGGGCCCGGACGACGAGTGGAATTTCTACTGGTCCTTCACCACCAACTGCCGGAACATATTTAGCATTGAATGCGGATACAGAATGAACGACAACCAAATTATAAATCACTTTCCAAACCACTATGAATTGTCAAGGAAGGATTTACTCGTGAAAAACATCAAGCGATACAGAAAAGATTTGGAAAAAGAAGGCAGTCCTTTAGCAGAAAAGGCAGAGGTGCAACTACCGAACGGTCATGTCGGCACTCGATATATTCATCTAGATTTTATACCTGTGACGTATGTGCTGCCCGCCGACTACAATATGTTTGTCGAGGAATACCGGAAATCTCCGCAAAGCACTTGGATAATGAAGCCGTGCGGCAAGTCTCAAGGCGCTGGAATTTTCTTGATAAACAAACTTTCGAAACTAAAGAAGTGGTCGCGTGAAGCGAAAACTCCCTTCCACCCCCAATTCAGCAGCAAGGAAAGTTATGTAATATCACGTTACATCGACAATCCGCTTTTGATTGGCGGAAAAAAGTTCGATCTCAGGTTATATGTGTTAGTCACATCATTTCGTCCTCTTAAAGCTTATTTATTTCAGCACGGGTTCTGTCGCTTTTGTACAGTTAAGTATGACACGAGTGTTACTGAGCTCGACAATATGTACGTTCATTTAACTAATGTTAGCGTACAGAAGCACGGCGGAGATTACAATAGTCTGCACGGCGGAAAGATGAGCATTCAAAATTTCCGTTTATATTTGGAAGGTACTCGCGGTCGGACGGTGACGGATAAATTGTTTGCGGAAATGCAGTGGCTTATCGTCCATTCTTTGAAAGCAGTCGCGCCCGTGATGGCGAACGATCGGCACTGTTTTGAATGTTATGGttatgacataattattgatgATGCGCTCAAACCGTGGCTGGTAGAGGTGAATGCTTCGCCTTCGTTGCAGTCTACTACACACAACGATAGAATTTTGAAGTATAAATTGATTGATAACATCGTATCTGTGGTTGTGCCGCCGGACGGCGTTCCAGACGCGAGATGGAACAAGACCCCGTCCCCTGACGCGCTCGGTGACTTCGATTTATTAATCGACGAGGAATTCATGGAAAAGGAAGAATGTAATCTACGTCACTACATAGCGAATAGTCGCCGCTTTAGACAGTGA